One part of the uncultured Bacteroides sp. genome encodes these proteins:
- a CDS encoding PLP-dependent aspartate aminotransferase family protein: protein MEKSFASKLIHLGEKYPESVSRTKSLPITMTSVFAFDDVETLDQVYEGKAKGYIYTRNGNPVHDALAEIMFNIEEGEDALVYSSGMAAISLSIISQVKAGDHIIAANVLYGGSFLFLKTELAKFNIEVSFVDLINEDITQYFKANTKIVYIETISNPTMEVLDMEKIAKATHQYGAKLIVDNTFATPIICQPLLFGADIVVYSATKYLCGHSDVTAGIIISDKDTISKVYSSGLLYGPTMSPFDAWLVVRSLRTLELRIKQHSENALKLSQYLESNPKISKVYYPGLPSSPTFDIAKRIFNNNLFGGMLSIDLESGERGAYELLRNLDTIKFVPSLAGVSTSTSYPAKTSHRSLNDEELKKANISKGLIRISAGLENIDHIINEFDYALSKI from the coding sequence ATGGAAAAAAGTTTTGCATCAAAGCTTATTCATCTTGGTGAAAAGTATCCAGAATCCGTTTCAAGAACTAAATCATTACCAATTACAATGACATCAGTTTTTGCTTTTGATGATGTTGAAACCCTTGATCAAGTTTACGAAGGAAAAGCTAAAGGATATATTTATACCAGAAATGGGAATCCCGTACATGACGCTTTGGCAGAAATCATGTTCAATATTGAGGAAGGAGAAGATGCTTTAGTATATTCTTCGGGAATGGCAGCTATATCCTTAAGTATTATCTCACAAGTAAAAGCCGGAGATCATATCATTGCCGCGAATGTACTTTACGGCGGTAGTTTTCTATTTCTGAAAACAGAGTTAGCCAAATTCAATATAGAAGTTTCATTTGTTGATTTGATAAATGAAGATATAACTCAATATTTCAAGGCCAATACAAAAATTGTTTATATTGAAACAATTTCCAATCCCACAATGGAAGTTTTAGATATGGAAAAGATTGCAAAAGCAACACATCAATATGGGGCTAAATTAATTGTAGACAACACTTTTGCCACACCTATCATATGCCAGCCACTATTATTCGGAGCAGATATCGTTGTTTACAGTGCAACGAAATATTTATGTGGCCACAGTGATGTCACAGCTGGAATCATTATTTCAGATAAAGATACTATTAGTAAAGTCTATTCATCAGGATTACTATATGGACCAACAATGAGCCCGTTTGATGCATGGTTAGTTGTAAGAAGCCTTCGAACCCTTGAACTAAGAATTAAACAACATTCTGAAAATGCGCTTAAACTATCTCAATACCTGGAAAGCAATCCTAAAATAAGTAAAGTATATTACCCAGGATTACCATCTTCTCCAACTTTTGATATAGCCAAACGAATATTCAACAATAATTTGTTTGGTGGAATGCTTAGTATCGACCTTGAAAGTGGAGAAAGAGGGGCATACGAATTATTACGAAATCTCGATACTATTAAGTTTGTACCAAGTCTGGCAGGAGTATCCACCTCAACGTCATATCCGGCCAAGACCTCACATCGATCATTAAATGATGAAGAACTTAAGAAAGCCAATATTTCTAAAGGACTGATTCGTATATCTGCCGGACTTGAGAATATTGATCATATAATTAATGAATTTGACTATGCACTATCAAAAATTTAA